A single genomic interval of Helianthus annuus cultivar XRQ/B chromosome 6, HanXRQr2.0-SUNRISE, whole genome shotgun sequence harbors:
- the LOC110864187 gene encoding B3 domain-containing protein REM1: MAPFMKKIKQMVPSFYKILLDPPAHQMSLQPDFVMRNKIPNGEIIQYANGGYSWRLKINHISDGYLSSNRSNNVVQEDIMSDSCDEDGEKGGDEEEKEEDDDSYWLTNVWNNLVDILLDSGDESDVDEEEKEDDDVTYDYDNDDNDDDDDYDDGNSEEEKSDDDPFFVSILTGGDRILLLFPVEFARSARINRQGTMTVKNLDGTERVMGLRLDTKSKPKRYYLSTGWQRFWQENNLSEGDKCEFKFIRSERKLLLAKVTKKKTKVVKRARGRRGS; the protein is encoded by the exons ATGGCCCCGTTCATGAAAAAGATCAAACAAATGGTTCCTTCGTTCTACAAGATCTTGCTCGATCCACCCGCCCATCAGATG TCATTGCAACCTGATTTTGTCATGCGGAACAAAATCCCTAATGGGGAGATAATCCAATATGCAAATGGAGGATATTCGTGGAGATTGAAGATCAATCATATTAGTGATGGTTATTTGTCGAGTAACAGATCGAACAATGTGGTTCAAGAGGATATCATGTCGGATTCTTGTGATGAAGATGGCGAAAAAGGtggtgatgaagaagagaaagaagaagatgatgatagtTATTGGTTGACCAATGTGTGGAACAATTTGGTTGACATCTTGTTGGATTCTGGTGATGAAAGTGATGttgatgaagaagagaaagaagatgatgatgttacttatgattatgataatgacgacaacgatgatgatgatgattacgaTGATGGGAATAGTGAAGAAGAGAAGAGTGATGATGATCCTTTCTTTGTTTCAATTCTCACAGGAGGTGACAGAATATTGTTG TTGTTTCCAGTGGAATTTGCAAGGTCAGCCAGAATAAATCGTCAGGGAACCATGACAGTAAAGAATCTGGATGGAACAGAACGGGTTATGGGTTTGCGGCTGGATACAAAGTCTAAGCCGAAAAGGTACTATTTGTCAACCGGGTGGCAACGTTTCTGGCaagaaaataatttgtcagaaGGAGATAAATGTGAATTCAAGTTCATCAGAAGTGAACGTAAGTTATTACTTGCAAAAGTCACCAAGAAAAAAACGAAGGTGGTGAAAAGGGCGAGGGGACGGCGGGGGTCATGA